The window TTGTTGTTCGCGCTGGCCCACGAATAACGCGGGTATTTGGCACGCTTGTTCTGTTCGATGGTGTTTTTACGGCTCCACGAATTCCCCCCCCCGATGTAGGTGGCGAAGTTATACCACTGACCGCGGAGCGGCTGCACCATCTCGTCCGTCAGATAGGAGTTGCGCTGGCCGACGCCCTGGAACGTCAGGTTGAAGTCGATGCCGCGCCAGGCCAGATCGACCGAACCGCCGTAGTTGAAGTGCGGGAGCGAGGAGCCTAACACCCGGCGGTCGTAGTCCGTCGAGATGAGCGGATTGTTCGGGTCGCCGTCGCCGAAGTTCCGGTAGCGGATGTCGCCCGGGGAGACGTAGGAACCCATGGTCGCCGAATTCGCAACCTCTTCGGGGGTCTGGTAGAGGCCCTCGCTGACGTAGCCGTACCACGATTGGTATTCCTCGCCCTCGCGGATGATCTTGCCGTTCGAGATGACCTCCTTGTTGCCGATGTAGCCCATCTTCGAAACGTCGTCCGAAAGGTTGAACGTGAGTCCGTAGCTGAAATCGCCGATGTTGTCGCGCCAGCCGAGGGTGATCTCCCAGCCTTTGGTGTTCATGTCGCCGATGTTGTCGTAGGGGTCCGAGAGTCCCATGATCGGGGCGATGGGGACTTGCAGGAGCATGTCGCGCGTCTTTTTGTAATACCAGTCGCCGGTCACCGACAGGCGGTTGCGGAACAGCGAGAGATCGACGCCCACGTCGAAGGTCGAGGTGGTCTCCCAGGTGATGTCCGTGACGATGGCGGCGGCCTGCGCATAGCCCGACAGGCCCGTCAAGGTCGAACCTGCGTAGCCCATCGTGTGATTGTTGGCCAGCACGGCCTGATAGGGGTAGTAGCCCTTGATGCGCTCGTTGCCCAGCTCGCCGTAGGAGAGGCGCAGCTTGCCGTGGTCGAGGACCTTGCGGGCGCCCTCCATGAATTTCTCCTCGGTGAAGACCCAGCCCGCCGAGGCCGAGAGGAACGTGCCCCAGCGGCAGTCGGGCGCGAAGCGCGAGGAGCCGTCGCGGCGGATATTGCCCTGAACGTAGTATTTCGACTTGTAGTTGTACATCAGGCGGCCGAAATAGGAGCGGCGGGCCAGTTCGTTGATGTTCTTCGAGTTGGCCGTGACGCCGTCGGAGTTGCCGGCGTTCAGGTCGGGGATCAGCGAGTGGGCGTACGACGTGTTCTTGGCCACGATCGTACCCTCCTGATACCAGTAGTTCTCGTAACCGATCATGGCGCTGAAGTTGTGGTCCTCGCCGAAGGTGTGCCGGTAGTTGGCATAGACCTGCGTGGTGTGGGCGAAGGTGTCGCCGCGGTCCTCTTCGAGTTCCGTGGTCAGGGCGCTGCTGATGTATTTCGAACTGGTGAGGCTCTCCTCCTGATAGCTGAAATAGGAGGTCTGGCGCTGGAAGTCCTTGATCTTGGTGTAGGAGAACTGGGGCGAGAAGATGCCCGTGACGGTCAGTCCCTTGACGGGGGTGATGTCCAGCTGGAACTTGGCGTTGGCCAGGTACTTGTCGCTCTCCTTCTCGCCGGCCGACATCAGGGCTGCATAGGGGTTCACGCCGTCTTTGCCCGGGGCATAGCGGCCGTCGCTCCATTTGGCCTGATAGATGGGCGGGATGTAGCGCATGCGATCCGACGGCGATGAATGGGGGTTGAGCTGATCCACGTAGCGCAGCGAAATGTCGGCCGAGGCTTTCATCCACTTGAATACCTGTATGTCGTTGTTCAGACGGGCCGTGTAGCGCTTCCACGAGAGGTTCTTGCGGAACAGGCCGTCCACGTCGTCGAAGCCCAGGCTCAGCACCGAGCTGCGCTTGTCGCCGCCCGACTGGATCGTCAGGCTGTGCGAATGGCGCACGCCCACGTCTTTGAGTATCAGATCCATCCAGTCTACGTTCGGATAGAGGTCCGGATTCTCCCGGTTGAGCATCGCGTAGTTCTCGACGTATTCGCGGGAGTAGTCCTGATACCAGCCTCCCGAGGGCAGGTCGTTGTAGCGCAGTTCGTTGACCGCCGCCATGTAGTCGCTGGCGTTCATGTACTCGGGTTTCTGGGACTGGAAATCGAGTCCGAGCGTATAATTATAGGTGACGCTCGCGCCCGACTTGCCGGCCCGCTTGGTGGTGATCAGGATGACGCCCGCCGCGGCCTGAGAACCGTAGATCGAAGCCGATGCGGCGTCTTTCAGGACGGTGATGTTCTCGATGTCGTTGGGATTTACGTCGTCGATCGAGCCGGCTACGCCGTCGATCAGCACGTAGGGGTCGGACGCGCCGTCGGTCATCGAGGTGATGCCGCGGATGCGGATCGTGGCCGAGCCGCCCGGCGCCGAGTTGGTGCGGGTGACCGTCACGCCCGGCATGGCGCCCTGAAGGGCCTGCGAGATGGTCGGGGTCTGACGGTTGAGGATCGCTTCGCCTCCGATCGAGGAGAGCGACCCCGTCAGGTCCTTTTTCCGCATGGTGCCGTAGCCCACGACGACCACTTCGTCCATCGAGGTGCTCTCCTCCTGGAGCACGATGTCGAACGACGTGCGGCTGCCGATGGGCAGGGTCTGGGACTTGTAGCCCAGGTAGGAGACGAGGAGCGACGCATCCGCGGCGGGCTTTTTGGCCAGCCGCAGGGAGAAGTTGCCCTGAGCGTCGGTCGTTACGCCCTGCTGGGTTCCCGAGAGAATGATGGTAGCGCCGGGAACCGGCTCCCCTTTCTCGGTCTTTACGCTTCCCTGAATGGTGAAGTTCTGGGCCGAAGCGTACGATGGCGAAAATAGAATCGCTGCCAGAAGCGCACAGAAAGCCGCGATCATCCGAAAATCGCACTTTCTTTGAAATTCATCGTAACTTTTTTTCATCTTTTTAGAATTAGTAGTATATTTGCGCTGTACACCACACCACACAACAGATAAGACGGACGGATTTAGTGTGGTTTAGTGTGGTACAAAAATAAACGTAATATTTGATATTCCAAAGAAAAGACGATCTTTTTTGAATTTTTTCGCGGAATGTCACCAAAATGTAACGAGGACCGCCGGGCAGGAGAGGCTTATGCACTTCGTCCGGATTGTTGAAACCTTAAACGAACCTTTACTTACACTTATGAAAAAGTACTTGTTATGGATATGCACGGCGGCGGCTCTGCTGGCTGCCGGGGCTTCCTGTTCCGACGACCCGGAAGTCGATAGCGTCGGCCGGGTAGGCATTCAGCAGGAGAGCCTGACCGCCGACGGAGCGGGCGAGGATCTGACCCTCAACGTGACCAGCAACGCCTATTGGCGCATCAATTTCACCGATCCCGAGACCGGCGAGTCGGTTCGCTGGGTCACGGCCAGCGAGACCAGCGGCATGGGCAACACCGCGGTGACGCTCAAAGTCGCCCGCAACCGTTCGACCAGCGCGCGCAGCACCTATGTCAATGTAATCACCGAATCGGAGTCCTCCGCGGTTTCGGTCCTGCTGTCGCAGAGCGCCGGCACGATCGGCGGCGGCGACGGGTACGATTTCCCGATCTCCCAGACGTTCGCTATCGACGCCGCCCTCGCGCTGGACAATGCCTTTATCGAAGGGGCTGTCTGCTACTTCGACGACGGCATGATCCTGCGCCGGACGGGTTCTCCGACCGTGATGGAGTTCAGCACCAAGACCCACACCAATCCCACGACGAACTGGTATTTCCAGCGGGGCGTCGTCATCGGGGAGTGGGAGACCGGCGATGCCCTCCAGCTCGAAATTCCGGTGAAGGAGGAGCTCTCGGGCGACCTGCGCTACTCCTACGGCAGCCGCCGCGACGGCACCCAGAGTGCCGGGCATGCCTGGGTCTTTGAGTGGAGCGCCGACGGTGAGAGCTGGACGAAGTTCGACGGCACTTGCTCCGGCGGAGTTTCGGACGCCGTCTGGAAGACGATCGACTTCACCATTCCGGCCGACAAGAAGATTCCGGCCGGCGGCAAGCTCTGGATTCGCCACCGCTGCACCGACGGCTCCAAGGCGAGCACCTCGGCCTCGAACCAGACCGTTGCTTATCAGAGCGCGTTCTGCATCACGAAGGCTTCGGCCGAGCCGACTGCGGTTCCGCCGATGAACAACGACAAAGTGGTCTTCTCGACCGGTTTCGACGACGTGATCGACGCCAAAGCCGCCTATATCGACATCCCGCTCGACTTCATGTCGTCGTGGAACGACGGGGCCTATGCGCTGCCGCGCGAACAGTCCGGCATCGTGAATGTGGTCTCCTGCTGGAGCCGTCCGGGCTTCCTGCAAGTGGGCCGCGGCGACGAGGCTCTCATCACCCGCTACACGCAGGGAGCCTACACGATCAAACTGGCGTCGCGTTTCGAGGCGATGCGCATTTCGAAGTGCGATCTCAAACTCACCTTCCTCGCTTCGGCGATGATCGACGCCTACGGCAAGCCGACCGATCCGGGCGTGGTCGTGAAGGCCGACGCCGAGAGCGGTGCGACGGTCGAAGGCGGCACGCTCGAAGGGGTGGCCGACAACGAGTTCAAGCCCTTTACGGTCTATGTGCGCAACGCGAAGCCCGAAACGGAGATCACCATCACGTCGGCCGACATGGCCTCCAGCACGGACGACGTGCGCTTCTTCCTCGACGACATCGTGCTCGAAGTCGAGGGCGAGCCGCAGCGTCCGAGCGCTGACGATCCCGTGAAGTCCGATATTTCGGCCGTCCGCGCCATGAAGGGCGCCGAAGCGGTGACGATCAGCGACAACTATTATATACAGGGCCGCGTGGTGGCCGTGGACAACGTTCCGGCCGGCTGCTTCGCCGTGCAGGATGCCGACGCCGGCATCTTCGTCGAACTGGCGGATCACGGCCTCGCCGTGGGCGATCAGGTCGAGGTGGTCGTGAAGGATGCCCGGCTCGCTGCCGATGCCGACGGGCTGCTGGTGGTGACGCCGACGGCCGCCGATAAGGTAACCAAAACCGCGGCCGCTTCCGAAGTGCCCGCCGCACGGGCCGTCTCGGTGGCCGACCTGACGGCCGGGACCTACGAGGCGATGCTCGTCACGCTGCCCGAATCGCAGGTGATCGACGCCGATCTGTCGAAGACCCTGGGCGGGAACGTCACGCTCGAACTGGAGGACAAGAGCACCTATACGATGAAGACCTATGCTTCGGCGTCGTTCGCTTCGACGGCGGTTCCGCAGAAGCGCGGCGTGGTGAAGGGACTCGCCGGGGCATCGTTCCTGCTGCCGACCTCCGCGGCCGATCTTGCGGCCATGACCGGAACCCGTTTCGGCGAAGCCGTCTACGCCATTACGCCGATCTGCGGTATGCTCAAAATGTTGCTGGGCGGGACGCCGTCGATTTACAATGCGACATACGACGATGCGAGCAAGACGGTGACTTATACGGATACGGGTTGCACGATCACCAAACTTGGTAATACGGATGTGGCGGGCAGCGGCCTGACTTGCAAATCGACTCCTTACGACGGCCGGTTCACGACCAACGGCTGGGGTGGCGATAACTGGCAGGATAATGCCCTGCTTTTCAAAATCAAGGCTACTTCGGTGCTGAAAGGCAATCTGCGGTTCGGTTTCGGCCTCTTTGCGGCTTCGACGGCTCTGGTTCCCCATAATTACAAAATCGAATGGAGCCCGAACAATACGACTTGGTACGGCGATATGGATGTACGCCAAGGTCCCTATACCGAATCCGGCGATAATAAGTTCTCCATTCCGACTCAAGCTAACAACGGCGCCTATAAGATGGCATTCTTCAATATTCCGGATGACATGGCGATAGCCGAGAACGGCTATCTTTATATCCGCATCAGTCAGGCCGATACGGAATGCCACAAGACGGGCGCCACGATCAGCACGAGCGGTGAATTGCAGTTCCAGCATGCGTTCTATCTTACAACCAACGAGAAGCGCGCCTATCACACTTCGACGCTGCCGTCGGGTGAAAACGTGCTGTTGACCGAGGGCTTCGACGATGCTTTCTACGGACATGACTATTTCATTCCGACCTGGCAGATGAGCGCCAGTTCCAATGTCCCCAATGTATATACCGCTCCGGAGGGTTGGAATGTGACGCTGGCTTATGAACTCCCGGGATATATTCGTCTGGGCAGCAGCGCTGCGACGAGCGGAACTATTACCACTCCGGCTTTGACGGCATTGGGCGATATTCCGGCTGACATTACCCTTACTTTCAAGATCGGTATCCATATGGGCGGATCCGCCTCCTATGCGCCCGATCCGACTACGCTGACCGTAACGGCCGAGGGTGCGGGCACAGCCGCTGAACCCGTTCACGAACTGGCTTCGTTGCCGGCGGAATGTAAACCCGCTACCGAAGCGGAGGCCAAAGCGATGGAGGATGCCTATTATAAATGGTACCCTGTGACGGTGAAGGTTACGGGGGCTACGAAAGACACCAAGATTACGATCGGAGGTACGGGCCGCCATTATATCGACGACATCGTGATTACGAAGGACTAACCTGAATAACTATAAAAAAAACTATGAAAACACTGAAGTATCTGCTTTGTGGAATTACAATGTGCGCCCTGGCGTGCTCGTCGAGTAAGGATGACGGACCCGGACCCGACAAAGGCGAATCGAACACGCTGAAAATAATGTCGTTCAATGTCCGCTACAACAGCGCCAACGATGAGGGCGACACGAACTGGGAGGTACGCAAGGCGGCCGTCGTGAAGATGATCAACACGGTTCAGCCCGATGTGGTCGGCTTGCAGGAGCCGCGCACGGAACAGCGGACCTATCTGAAAAACAACCTGCCGAACTACGGCTATCTGGAGGTTCCCGGAACAGGGGCCGGAACGGGCGGAAACACTTGCCTGATCTATCGTCAGGACCGCTTCACGAAGGTCAACGACGGCTATTTCTTCCTCAGCCCGACCCCCGACGAGCCCTCCCGCTGCTGGGACGTGGGCGATTCGCAGTGGCGGACTTCGGTTTGGGTTCACCTGAAAGAGAAGGAGACCGGCAAGGAGTTTTTCTTCCTCTCGACGCACATGCCCGTGCGCACCAATTCCAGCTATCCCAACGAGCCCTATATCCAGGCGCGCATCAACAGCGCCAACCTCAATGTCGAGCGGATGAAGAAAATCGCGGGTGAGTCGGCGATGTGCTTCATCGTGGGCGACATGAACTGTTCGGAGAAGGCCGCCGACGGTTCGGCCAACGCCGACGGCGTGCGTGCGCTGAAACCCTACCGGGACTGGATGAAATCGGGCCGCGACATCGCTCCTACGGGGGATGCTTACAGTTTCAACAACTTCGGCAAGGGAACGGCCGCGCCGAGCCGCAATCTCGACCATATCTTCTACCGTAACGTGACGATGGCCATGTCGTTCCGCACGCTGACCGACAATTACGGGGTGAAGTATGTTTCCGACCACTATCCGATCCTGCTGACGGTGCTGTTCTGACCCGAAGCACGCTTTTCAGACGAAAACCGCCCCGGCTCCTGAGAGCCGGGGCGGTTCCGTGTTTTCGGAACGCGGTCAGTTGACGATGACCGTCGGGAAGTATTCCCGCAGCAGGGCCGCCGCGCGGTCGAGCTCTTCGGGGGTGTTCTCCCGCACATGGCGGAGCTTGTATTCCAGCCCCATCGCCTCGTATTTGTGAACCCCGAGGGTGTGGTAGGGGAGCAGTTCGACCCGCTCCACGGATTTGTAACCTCCGAGACGCTCCCCCAGCGTGCGGATGTCGGCTTCGGCGTCGCTGTAACCCGGAACGAGCACATAGCGCAGCCAGAACGGTTTTCCGTGGGCTTCGAGCCATGCGGCCGTCCGCAATGTCTGCGTGTTCTCGCGTCCGGTGAGGGCGCGGTGGCGTTCGGGATCGGCCTGCTTCACGTCCAGCAGCACCAGATCGACCAGCCCCAGCAGCTCTTCGACGGCCGGGTTCCACACCCCGCCGTTCGAGTCGATGCAGACATGGATGCCGGCCTCTTTCAGCGCGCGGACCAGCGGAACGAGTTCCGCGGCCTGGAACGTGGGTTCGCCGCCCGAGAAGGTCACGCCGCCGCGTTTGCCGTAGAACGGTTTCTGATCGACGGCTATGCGCAGAATCTCCGCAGGATCGGTCGGCTTGCCCTCCCCGGCCTCGATCGTGTCGGGGTTGGCGCAGTAGAGACAGCGGAAATTGCAGCCTTGCAGGAAAACGACGAGCCGGAGTCCCGGCCCGTCGAAAGTTCCCATCGATTCGTAAGAATGTACACGAAGCATAGAAAAAAGTGAAATGTGAAAGGTTAAAAGTGAAAAGTCGCTGTATTTTAATAAAATACCTTTAACCTTTCACTTTTAACCTTTCACCTTGATTACATTCTTTCATGGAAGCTGCGGCTGATGACCTCCAGCTGGTGTTCGCGGCTCAGCTTCGTGAAGTTCACGGCATAGCCCGAAACGCGGATCGTCAGCTGCGGATACTTCTCGGGGTGCTCCATGGCGTCTTCCAGCATCTCGCGGTTCAGCACGTTGACGTTCAGGTGGTGGGCACCCTTCGTGAAGTAGCCGTCGAGCATCGTCACGAGGTTGTCGATGCGCTCCTCGGCCGTCGGGCCCAGCGATTTGGGGACGATCGAGAAGGTGTTCGAAATACCGTCCTGCGAGTCGCGGTAGCGCATCTTGGCCACCGAGGCGAGCGATGCGATGGCGCCGCTCTTGTCGCGGCCGTGCATCGGGTTGGCTCCCGGGGCGAAGGCCACGCCCTTGAGGCGTCCGTCGGGCGTCGCGCCGGTCTTCTTGCCGTACATCACGTTCGAGGTGATCGTGAGCAGCGACAGCGTCGGGCGGGCGTTCTTGTAGACGGGCAGTTTTTTGAGCTCCTCGCTGAAGTAGTAGACGAGGTCCACGCCCAGGTGATCGACGCGGTCGTCGTTGTTGCCGTAGCAGGGGAATTCGCCTTCGATGTCGAAGCCTTCGGTGAGCCCCTCGGCGTTGCGGCGGGCCGTCACACGGGCGTATTTGATGGCCGAGAGCGAGTCGAGGGCGATCGAAAGGCCCGCCACGCCGTAGGCGAGGTTGATGCGGGGATCGGTATCGACGAACGCCATCTGGGCTTTCTCGTAGTAGTATTTGTCGTGCATGTAGTGGATGATGTTCATCGCCTCGTTGTAGACGCGGGCGATCTCCTTGAGCACCATCTTGTAGTTGCGCATCACCTCCTCGAAGCGCAGCGGACCCTCCGACAGGGCCGGGATGCCCTTGACCATCAGCGTGCCGGTGTTCTCGCAGCGGCCGCCGTTGATGGCCAGCAGCAGGGCTTTGGCCAGGTTGGTGCGGGCGCCGAAGAACTGGATCTGGCGGCCGATGTCCTGGAACGAGACGCAGCAGGCGATGCCGTAGTCGTCCGAGTGGCGGACCTCACGCATCAGGTCGTCGTTCTCGTACTGGATCGAGCTGGTGTCGGCCGAGACCTTGGCGCAGAAATCCTTGAATCCCTGGGGCAGTTCGGGGCTCCAGAGGATCGTGAGGTTGGGCTCGGGCGAAGGGCCGAGGTTGTAGAGCGTCTGCAAGAAGCGGAACGAGGTCTTCGTGACCTTCGTGCGGCCGTCGTTGAAGCGTCCGCCGATGGCCTCGGTCACCCACGTCGGGTCGCCGGCGAAGATGTCGTTGTAGGACTGCATGCGCAGGTGGCGCACCATGCGCAGCTTGATGACGAACTGGTCGATCAGCTCTTGGGCGAACGACTCGTCGATCGTGCCGTGCGCCAGATCGTATTCGATGAAGATGTCGAGGAACGACGAGACGTTGCCCAGCGACATGGCGGCTCCGTCCTGCTCCTTGACGGCGGCCAGATAGGCCATGTAGACCCACTGCACGGCCTCCTGCGCCGAGTGCGCCGGACGGCTGAGGTCCAGTCCGTAGTATTCGCCCATCGTGCGGATGTCCTTCAGGGCATTGATCTGCTCGGCGACCTCTTCGCGCAGGCGGATGCGGGCGTCGGTCATCGGGCCGGTGAGGTTGCGCAGGTCCTGCTGCTTGGCCTCGATCAGACGGTCGGTGCCGTAGAGGGCCAGACGGCGGTAGTCGCCGATGATGCGGCCGCGGGCGTAGTTGTCGGGCAGTCCCGTCAGGAAGCCCAGCGAGCGGAACGAGCGGATCTCTTCGGTGTAGACATCGAATACGCCGTCGTTGTGGGTCTTGCGGTAGTGGGTGAAGATGTCCCGGACTTTCTCATCGACCTCCACGCCGTTCTCCTTGCAGGCGCGCGACACGACGTTGATGCCGCCGAAGGGCTTGATGGCGCGTTTGAGAAGTTCGTCGGTTTGCAGGCCCACGATCAGCTCGTTTTCGCGGTCGATGTAGCCGGCCTTGTGCGAAGTGATGGTCGAGACGGTCTTGTTGTCCAGCGAACGGACACCGTTATGCTGACGTTCCTCTTCGAGAGCTTTGAGACAGAGATTCCAGATGTGTTTCGTGCGCTCGGTCGGTCCCTGGAGGAACGAGGCGTCGCCCAGGTAGGGCGTGATGTTCGTCTGCACGAAGCTCGTCACGTTGATTTCCTTGCTCCAAAGCCCGTCGATAAAGGTTTTGTTCAGTTCCATAGTTGCGTTATTGTTCGATTTGAGAT of the Alistipes senegalensis JC50 genome contains:
- a CDS encoding DUF5689 domain-containing protein; this encodes MKKYLLWICTAAALLAAGASCSDDPEVDSVGRVGIQQESLTADGAGEDLTLNVTSNAYWRINFTDPETGESVRWVTASETSGMGNTAVTLKVARNRSTSARSTYVNVITESESSAVSVLLSQSAGTIGGGDGYDFPISQTFAIDAALALDNAFIEGAVCYFDDGMILRRTGSPTVMEFSTKTHTNPTTNWYFQRGVVIGEWETGDALQLEIPVKEELSGDLRYSYGSRRDGTQSAGHAWVFEWSADGESWTKFDGTCSGGVSDAVWKTIDFTIPADKKIPAGGKLWIRHRCTDGSKASTSASNQTVAYQSAFCITKASAEPTAVPPMNNDKVVFSTGFDDVIDAKAAYIDIPLDFMSSWNDGAYALPREQSGIVNVVSCWSRPGFLQVGRGDEALITRYTQGAYTIKLASRFEAMRISKCDLKLTFLASAMIDAYGKPTDPGVVVKADAESGATVEGGTLEGVADNEFKPFTVYVRNAKPETEITITSADMASSTDDVRFFLDDIVLEVEGEPQRPSADDPVKSDISAVRAMKGAEAVTISDNYYIQGRVVAVDNVPAGCFAVQDADAGIFVELADHGLAVGDQVEVVVKDARLAADADGLLVVTPTAADKVTKTAAASEVPAARAVSVADLTAGTYEAMLVTLPESQVIDADLSKTLGGNVTLELEDKSTYTMKTYASASFASTAVPQKRGVVKGLAGASFLLPTSAADLAAMTGTRFGEAVYAITPICGMLKMLLGGTPSIYNATYDDASKTVTYTDTGCTITKLGNTDVAGSGLTCKSTPYDGRFTTNGWGGDNWQDNALLFKIKATSVLKGNLRFGFGLFAASTALVPHNYKIEWSPNNTTWYGDMDVRQGPYTESGDNKFSIPTQANNGAYKMAFFNIPDDMAIAENGYLYIRISQADTECHKTGATISTSGELQFQHAFYLTTNEKRAYHTSTLPSGENVLLTEGFDDAFYGHDYFIPTWQMSASSNVPNVYTAPEGWNVTLAYELPGYIRLGSSAATSGTITTPALTALGDIPADITLTFKIGIHMGGSASYAPDPTTLTVTAEGAGTAAEPVHELASLPAECKPATEAEAKAMEDAYYKWYPVTVKVTGATKDTKITIGGTGRHYIDDIVITKD
- a CDS encoding endonuclease/exonuclease/phosphatase family protein, which produces MKTLKYLLCGITMCALACSSSKDDGPGPDKGESNTLKIMSFNVRYNSANDEGDTNWEVRKAAVVKMINTVQPDVVGLQEPRTEQRTYLKNNLPNYGYLEVPGTGAGTGGNTCLIYRQDRFTKVNDGYFFLSPTPDEPSRCWDVGDSQWRTSVWVHLKEKETGKEFFFLSTHMPVRTNSSYPNEPYIQARINSANLNVERMKKIAGESAMCFIVGDMNCSEKAADGSANADGVRALKPYRDWMKSGRDIAPTGDAYSFNNFGKGTAAPSRNLDHIFYRNVTMAMSFRTLTDNYGVKYVSDHYPILLTVLF
- the pflA gene encoding pyruvate formate-lyase-activating protein — translated: MLRVHSYESMGTFDGPGLRLVVFLQGCNFRCLYCANPDTIEAGEGKPTDPAEILRIAVDQKPFYGKRGGVTFSGGEPTFQAAELVPLVRALKEAGIHVCIDSNGGVWNPAVEELLGLVDLVLLDVKQADPERHRALTGRENTQTLRTAAWLEAHGKPFWLRYVLVPGYSDAEADIRTLGERLGGYKSVERVELLPYHTLGVHKYEAMGLEYKLRHVRENTPEELDRAAALLREYFPTVIVN
- a CDS encoding SusC/RagA family TonB-linked outer membrane protein → MKKSYDEFQRKCDFRMIAAFCALLAAILFSPSYASAQNFTIQGSVKTEKGEPVPGATIILSGTQQGVTTDAQGNFSLRLAKKPAADASLLVSYLGYKSQTLPIGSRTSFDIVLQEESTSMDEVVVVGYGTMRKKDLTGSLSSIGGEAILNRQTPTISQALQGAMPGVTVTRTNSAPGGSATIRIRGITSMTDGASDPYVLIDGVAGSIDDVNPNDIENITVLKDAASASIYGSQAAAGVILITTKRAGKSGASVTYNYTLGLDFQSQKPEYMNASDYMAAVNELRYNDLPSGGWYQDYSREYVENYAMLNRENPDLYPNVDWMDLILKDVGVRHSHSLTIQSGGDKRSSVLSLGFDDVDGLFRKNLSWKRYTARLNNDIQVFKWMKASADISLRYVDQLNPHSSPSDRMRYIPPIYQAKWSDGRYAPGKDGVNPYAALMSAGEKESDKYLANAKFQLDITPVKGLTVTGIFSPQFSYTKIKDFQRQTSYFSYQEESLTSSKYISSALTTELEEDRGDTFAHTTQVYANYRHTFGEDHNFSAMIGYENYWYQEGTIVAKNTSYAHSLIPDLNAGNSDGVTANSKNINELARRSYFGRLMYNYKSKYYVQGNIRRDGSSRFAPDCRWGTFLSASAGWVFTEEKFMEGARKVLDHGKLRLSYGELGNERIKGYYPYQAVLANNHTMGYAGSTLTGLSGYAQAAAIVTDITWETTSTFDVGVDLSLFRNRLSVTGDWYYKKTRDMLLQVPIAPIMGLSDPYDNIGDMNTKGWEITLGWRDNIGDFSYGLTFNLSDDVSKMGYIGNKEVISNGKIIREGEEYQSWYGYVSEGLYQTPEEVANSATMGSYVSPGDIRYRNFGDGDPNNPLISTDYDRRVLGSSLPHFNYGGSVDLAWRGIDFNLTFQGVGQRNSYLTDEMVQPLRGQWYNFATYIGGGNSWSRKNTIEQNKRAKYPRYSWASANNNYAISDYWLFDGSYFRVKNISLGYTLPQKWMSKIHVKSLRFAVTLTDFFTHSHFPEGWDPEVGTTGYPITKSVLFSAQLKF
- the pflB gene encoding formate C-acetyltransferase, with product MELNKTFIDGLWSKEINVTSFVQTNITPYLGDASFLQGPTERTKHIWNLCLKALEEERQHNGVRSLDNKTVSTITSHKAGYIDRENELIVGLQTDELLKRAIKPFGGINVVSRACKENGVEVDEKVRDIFTHYRKTHNDGVFDVYTEEIRSFRSLGFLTGLPDNYARGRIIGDYRRLALYGTDRLIEAKQQDLRNLTGPMTDARIRLREEVAEQINALKDIRTMGEYYGLDLSRPAHSAQEAVQWVYMAYLAAVKEQDGAAMSLGNVSSFLDIFIEYDLAHGTIDESFAQELIDQFVIKLRMVRHLRMQSYNDIFAGDPTWVTEAIGGRFNDGRTKVTKTSFRFLQTLYNLGPSPEPNLTILWSPELPQGFKDFCAKVSADTSSIQYENDDLMREVRHSDDYGIACCVSFQDIGRQIQFFGARTNLAKALLLAINGGRCENTGTLMVKGIPALSEGPLRFEEVMRNYKMVLKEIARVYNEAMNIIHYMHDKYYYEKAQMAFVDTDPRINLAYGVAGLSIALDSLSAIKYARVTARRNAEGLTEGFDIEGEFPCYGNNDDRVDHLGVDLVYYFSEELKKLPVYKNARPTLSLLTITSNVMYGKKTGATPDGRLKGVAFAPGANPMHGRDKSGAIASLASVAKMRYRDSQDGISNTFSIVPKSLGPTAEERIDNLVTMLDGYFTKGAHHLNVNVLNREMLEDAMEHPEKYPQLTIRVSGYAVNFTKLSREHQLEVISRSFHERM